The Fibrobacter sp. UWB4 genome includes a window with the following:
- a CDS encoding transglutaminase family protein — protein MMNFREICKTIFFCIVSINLGVSSGFEILGVVFAGLFIAIHVKQFVLSKSATNQRKIPRYRKVFAYGAIVPCALWWVLTPSVEMGVSPYLVFIPAWYLLYLAWLQKRSLGNGGYEVFVVFNGVAALFMGLFQASRAIVVSAIVALLLAVYAFGRPRVALYKRLLFVLLYASLCGSSYLGFKYWKSNRYYSGRWAEEYYVKNRVMGFDPVAALGSFSSNYNSKYNSEIVLRVWDTLAPMYLRAAAYEKYVAGIWKLPAAPEKKLYPARYRVDYAVFESEDSAVAAPNVKSVWVQATLDNFGFMFAPPNVVGVASKNADSLNYYSTNVFADANGVRSDWYYYVPDSAETLAIAAHSLALSSLESENLSAFLQIPNREKSLLDTIAASMSLPAAHLDSAHLDTDSANLALLDSAQFAVRTLKTIESYFIRNFKYSYIIPGRTPDSKTDPIALFWKNKEGYCEYYATLAALLLRHQGIPARYVTGFAHPEYVSGRPYATFRRRHSHAWVEVYIDRKWYIFDPTPPLTEMSFARPSWLAVKLEGVKGRFSYVMHLLKDGEWRRIVDGWQAASERLVSSPVLYVVLAILLLFFALLRLRSSRRQHKLQAVSKNAAQWISLLADAEKRLARLGFSRAPGETVSSFAKRVELALNNVQANVQASKKASLKDSRFDQECSFALKQLQEYECNRWRKN, from the coding sequence ATGATGAACTTCCGTGAAATTTGCAAGACGATTTTCTTCTGCATCGTCTCTATCAATTTGGGTGTTTCAAGCGGTTTTGAAATTCTTGGCGTTGTTTTTGCGGGCTTGTTTATCGCGATTCACGTCAAGCAATTTGTGCTTTCAAAGTCCGCAACGAATCAGAGAAAAATCCCGCGCTACAGAAAAGTTTTCGCTTACGGTGCGATTGTTCCGTGTGCGCTGTGGTGGGTGCTCACGCCGAGCGTTGAAATGGGCGTTTCGCCTTATTTGGTTTTTATTCCGGCGTGGTATTTGCTTTACTTGGCCTGGTTGCAAAAGCGGAGTCTCGGGAATGGCGGTTACGAAGTCTTTGTCGTGTTCAATGGTGTTGCTGCACTTTTCATGGGACTGTTCCAAGCGTCTCGCGCAATCGTGGTAAGCGCAATTGTGGCGCTTTTGCTTGCTGTGTATGCTTTTGGCCGTCCGCGTGTAGCTCTTTACAAACGATTGCTTTTCGTGTTGCTTTATGCGAGTCTGTGCGGCTCGTCGTATCTCGGTTTTAAATATTGGAAGAGCAATCGCTATTACAGTGGCCGTTGGGCTGAAGAATATTACGTCAAGAATCGCGTGATGGGATTTGATCCCGTGGCTGCGTTGGGTTCCTTCTCCAGTAATTACAATTCCAAGTACAATAGCGAAATTGTCCTCCGCGTTTGGGACACTCTTGCTCCCATGTACCTGCGGGCTGCCGCCTATGAAAAATATGTGGCGGGCATCTGGAAACTCCCGGCTGCGCCCGAAAAGAAGCTTTATCCGGCGCGCTATCGGGTGGATTACGCTGTCTTTGAATCCGAAGATTCTGCGGTGGCTGCGCCGAACGTCAAATCCGTTTGGGTGCAGGCGACTCTTGATAATTTCGGCTTTATGTTTGCCCCTCCGAATGTAGTGGGCGTGGCGAGCAAAAATGCGGACTCACTGAATTACTATTCGACGAATGTTTTTGCCGATGCAAACGGTGTGCGTAGCGACTGGTATTATTATGTGCCGGATTCTGCGGAAACTCTTGCGATTGCGGCTCATTCGTTGGCGCTTTCTTCGTTGGAATCAGAAAATCTTTCCGCATTCTTGCAGATCCCGAATAGAGAAAAATCTCTCCTAGATACAATTGCCGCGTCAATGTCTCTCCCGGCCGCGCATCTCGATAGCGCTCATCTCGATACAGATTCTGCGAATCTCGCTCTTCTCGATAGCGCTCAATTCGCCGTCAGAACTTTAAAAACAATAGAGTCGTACTTTATCCGTAATTTTAAGTATTCGTACATTATTCCCGGTAGAACTCCAGATTCAAAAACGGATCCCATTGCTTTGTTCTGGAAAAACAAGGAAGGTTATTGCGAGTATTACGCAACGCTTGCGGCACTCCTCTTGCGCCATCAGGGAATCCCTGCGCGCTATGTGACAGGCTTTGCGCATCCCGAATATGTTTCGGGGCGCCCGTATGCGACTTTCCGCCGCCGTCATAGCCATGCCTGGGTTGAAGTTTACATCGACCGAAAGTGGTATATTTTTGACCCGACTCCACCATTGACCGAAATGTCTTTTGCAAGACCCTCATGGTTGGCAGTAAAGCTTGAAGGTGTGAAAGGCCGGTTCTCTTATGTGATGCATTTGCTCAAGGATGGTGAATGGCGCCGCATCGTCGATGGCTGGCAAGCAGCTTCAGAACGTCTAGTGTCAAGCCCTGTTCTTTATGTTGTCCTTGCTATCTTGCTCCTGTTTTTTGCTTTGCTCAGGTTACGCAGTTCCCGGCGACAGCACAAGTTGCAAGCGGTCTCTAAAAATGCAGCCCAATGGATATCCCTCCTTGCCGATGCCGAAAAACGACTTGCTCGCTTGGGTTTCAGTCGCGCTCCCGGTGAGACGGTTTCCTCTTTTGCCAAACGTGTAGAACTCGCTTTAAATAACGTGCAGGCAAATGTGCAGGCATCAAAAAAGGCGAGCCTCAAGGACTCGCGCTTTGATCAGGAATGTTCTTTTGCGCTCAAGCAGTTGCAGGAATATGAATGCAACCGCTGGCGTAAAAACTAG
- a CDS encoding DUF58 domain-containing protein produces the protein MSLFHFFINAIPRSPKRKGLLMRLYYVWQEGFTQVGHAAAALMLFSMFAGAVPGFWAAWVFCGLDFMYFLALVPCLFMTARKSKFKAGDISVRNVYEGETTTVDLHVFAEDKLNAVSLGCFRMDPSLKCEESALVMVDAGETAKLTCKIQTKKRGAFEIPKVALIIPEINGALRYAANAGKAELLVFPRPLRVGAFPFLTSGASGAVFAPLLMPSLTRGMDFVGVREYREGDSLRDLHHKAFARYGKPFTKEFETERGAGAILVLDVTARSLREKSSVEMLIRLAAGVGLWLLERKALGRFFIGDDEIALVEGDGGVSFLEALARIPATSWLETRTSRNATSAQKLWSPAARPLGPVLRMGLFATDDPLVHKQVILDAHSKLTDESKNAISDDVLSVNAAHLEKAFQERSFENSHEAEVSL, from the coding sequence ATGTCCCTCTTCCATTTCTTTATAAACGCTATTCCAAGAAGTCCCAAGCGCAAGGGACTCTTGATGCGTTTGTACTACGTTTGGCAAGAAGGCTTTACGCAAGTGGGGCACGCGGCGGCAGCGCTGATGCTGTTCTCGATGTTTGCAGGGGCGGTGCCTGGATTCTGGGCGGCGTGGGTGTTTTGCGGTTTGGACTTCATGTATTTCCTTGCGCTCGTGCCGTGCCTTTTCATGACCGCACGCAAGAGCAAGTTTAAGGCGGGTGACATTTCTGTTCGGAATGTTTACGAAGGTGAAACGACTACCGTTGACTTGCATGTTTTCGCTGAAGATAAGCTAAATGCAGTGTCGCTTGGCTGCTTCCGTATGGATCCATCGCTCAAGTGTGAGGAATCTGCGCTTGTGATGGTTGATGCTGGCGAGACGGCGAAACTCACTTGCAAAATCCAGACGAAAAAGCGCGGCGCATTTGAAATCCCGAAAGTGGCGTTGATCATCCCGGAAATCAATGGCGCCTTGCGTTATGCTGCAAATGCTGGGAAGGCCGAATTGCTCGTGTTCCCGCGCCCGTTGCGCGTGGGGGCGTTTCCGTTTTTGACATCGGGTGCGAGCGGTGCTGTGTTTGCTCCGCTGCTGATGCCGAGTCTTACGCGCGGGATGGACTTTGTAGGTGTGCGCGAATACCGCGAGGGCGATTCCTTACGCGATTTGCATCACAAAGCTTTTGCACGTTACGGCAAGCCTTTCACGAAGGAATTTGAAACTGAACGTGGTGCGGGTGCGATTCTCGTGCTGGATGTGACGGCACGTAGCTTGCGCGAAAAATCATCTGTTGAAATGCTGATCCGCTTAGCGGCTGGCGTTGGTTTGTGGCTCTTGGAACGTAAGGCGCTAGGACGTTTTTTCATTGGCGATGATGAAATTGCACTTGTAGAGGGCGATGGCGGCGTGAGCTTCTTGGAAGCGCTTGCGCGAATCCCGGCGACGTCTTGGCTGGAAACGCGCACGTCTCGAAATGCGACAAGCGCGCAGAAGCTTTGGTCTCCTGCGGCGCGCCCGCTTGGCCCTGTGCTCCGCATGGGACTTTTCGCGACCGATGATCCGCTCGTGCATAAGCAAGTGATTTTGGATGCTCATTCCAAGTTGACAGACGAATCTAAAAACGCAATTTCTGACGATGTTTTGTCTGTGAACGCCGCGCATCTCGAAAAAGCGTTTCAGGAACGTTCGTTTGAAAATTCCCATGAAGCGGAGGTCAGTCTATGA
- a CDS encoding MoxR family ATPase: MVENLIQSLNSVLLGKQDQVEMLVMALLADGHVLIEDVPGTGKTTIAKALAAAIGADFARIQFTPDLLPADVTGGAVFKANTGEFEIRKGPVFTQVLLADEINRASPRTQSALLEAMEERQVSLEGERHALPKLFMVLATENPVEFHGVFPLPEAQMDRFLVRLSLGYPTAETELGILRAHRDGRPLDTLKAVMTPDEIIAARNDVRKIHIDESLEMYVVSLVQATRVNPAVRLAASPRAGINLIKMAQACAYVAGRDFVNPDDIQHVFFPVMEHRVFAKDSNTPGASRQILEGILKQVKVPK, encoded by the coding sequence ATGGTTGAAAATCTTATACAGTCTTTGAATAGTGTTCTGCTTGGTAAGCAGGACCAGGTGGAAATGCTTGTGATGGCGCTCCTTGCCGATGGTCACGTGCTTATCGAGGATGTGCCGGGAACAGGCAAGACGACTATTGCGAAAGCGCTTGCTGCGGCGATTGGTGCGGACTTTGCACGTATCCAGTTTACGCCGGACTTGCTCCCTGCCGATGTGACGGGTGGTGCCGTGTTCAAGGCGAATACGGGCGAGTTTGAAATTCGCAAGGGGCCTGTCTTTACGCAGGTGCTTCTGGCGGATGAAATTAACCGTGCATCTCCGCGAACGCAAAGTGCGCTTTTGGAAGCGATGGAAGAGCGCCAGGTTTCGCTGGAAGGTGAACGTCATGCGCTCCCGAAATTGTTCATGGTGCTTGCGACCGAGAATCCCGTGGAATTTCACGGCGTGTTTCCGCTGCCCGAAGCGCAGATGGACCGATTCTTGGTGCGCCTTTCGCTCGGGTATCCGACGGCGGAAACGGAACTTGGCATTTTGCGCGCACATCGCGATGGTCGGCCGCTTGATACGCTCAAGGCGGTGATGACTCCCGATGAAATTATTGCGGCGCGGAACGATGTCCGCAAGATTCACATTGACGAATCGCTTGAAATGTACGTGGTTTCGCTGGTGCAGGCGACGCGTGTGAATCCGGCTGTGCGCTTGGCGGCAAGCCCTCGTGCGGGAATCAACCTCATCAAGATGGCGCAAGCTTGCGCGTATGTCGCGGGCCGCGATTTCGTGAATCCCGATGACATCCAGCATGTGTTCTTCCCGGTGATGGAACATCGCGTATTTGCAAAGGATTCGAATACGCCCGGCGCCTCCAGGCAAATTCTCGAAGGAATCTTGAAGCAAGTGAAAGTGCCTAAATAA
- a CDS encoding fibrobacter succinogenes major paralogous domain-containing protein, which yields MRLGKRNLKLGLGMVSGLFAFVCSAIFLAACTDYEGMLDDEYEAWVKQHGENQQTFDPADLPSTAVVGSFTDSRDGQTYRTAIIGYQVWMAQNLNYNTANSLCNVEKDADCKKYGRYYTWSAAMTACPSGWHLPSYEDWSYLFSEVGGASVAATKLKTKKVWSSGENGEDTYGFSALPAGYSHDRDFYSVDHGTVFWSSTESSTRFVYSVRMQYENPNVEITKEMKDYAFSVRCVSD from the coding sequence ATGAGATTAGGAAAACGAAATTTGAAACTTGGGCTTGGAATGGTCTCTGGCCTGTTTGCTTTCGTCTGCTCTGCAATTTTTCTTGCTGCATGTACCGACTACGAAGGAATGCTTGATGATGAATATGAAGCGTGGGTCAAACAGCATGGGGAGAATCAGCAGACTTTTGATCCGGCAGACTTGCCATCGACAGCCGTCGTAGGGAGCTTTACCGACTCGCGCGATGGTCAAACTTACAGGACCGCAATTATTGGCTACCAGGTGTGGATGGCGCAGAATCTCAATTACAATACGGCAAACAGCCTTTGTAATGTGGAAAAGGATGCCGATTGCAAGAAATATGGCCGCTACTATACGTGGTCTGCCGCGATGACCGCTTGCCCAAGCGGTTGGCACTTGCCTAGCTATGAAGACTGGAGTTATTTGTTCAGTGAAGTTGGAGGTGCCTCCGTTGCGGCCACAAAACTCAAGACTAAAAAAGTATGGTCCAGTGGGGAAAATGGCGAGGATACTTACGGTTTCTCGGCGTTGCCAGCAGGTTATTCACATGACCGTGATTTCTACAGTGTGGACCATGGCACGGTTTTTTGGAGTTCTACAGAGAGCAGTACAAGGTTTGTATATTCCGTACGAATGCAGTATGAAAATCCCAATGTTGAAATAACCAAAGAGATGAAAGATTACGCCTTTTCTGTCCGCTGTGTCAGTGACTGA